The Mangrovimonas cancribranchiae nucleotide sequence AATGGGGGACCATTTGGTTATTTGAAGGCAGTGTAAACAACACTATAAATTATACCACTATAAAAAATGCTTCTGTAGGTATTTTAAGTGATGGTAACCCAAATGAAGCTAACGATAAATTAACTATTACTAACTCGCAGATTTACAATTCTAGTAACTATGGTATTTTAGGTAGAAACACATCTATCTTAGCCGAAAATCTAGTCATTAACAATACTGGCTTAACATCGTTTGCAGGAACTCTTGGTGGAAAATATAACTTTACACATTGCACCATCGCAAATTACTGGAGCAATAGCTTTAGGCAATTCCCTGCATTATTATTAAACAATTTTCAAGAAAATAGTGATGGTACATTATTTCTTGCCGATTTAACCGAAGCTAATTTTAATAACTGCATTATTTACGGAAATGATAACCCAGAATTTATTTTAGATGAAATTAGCGACAATGACGTTTCTTTTAATTTCAAATTCACTAACTCTTTATTAAGATTTGAAGACCCAACAAATAGTTTTAATACAGCAAACTACAATTTTAATGACACATTAAAATACGAAGGAAATGTTTTTAATGATGATCCAGCGTTTTTAAATGCTGAAAACAATCAAATGCGTATTGGCGAAAGTTCTGCTGCCATTAACTTAGGTAACACAACATTTGCAGCACAAGTTCCAGAAGATATTTCAAGAGAAAACCGTACGACATCTCCAGATGCGGGAGCTTATCAGCATACAACAGAATAATAAAACATATCGAATATTAAAAAAGCCTATACAATAACGTATAGGCTTTCTTTATATTATTAGATAGTACACGTATAATTAAGAAAATAAAGGCTTATCTCCCATCATAGCATTTACTTTACTTGCTACATCTTTAAGCTTATCTTCATCTTGATGATTTATAATAACCTCATCAATTAAATCAACAATGGCTGCCATATCATCTTCTTTTAAGCCTCTTGTTGTTATAGCTGGCGTACCAACACGAATTCCCGATGTTACAAAAGGTGATTTATCATCAAAAGGCACCATGTTTTTATTCACCGTGATATCGGCTTTTACTAAAGCTTCTTCCGCTTCTTTACCAGAAATATCTTTATTTCTTAAATCGATTAACATCATATGGTTATCGGTTCCGTCAGAAATAATATGATAACCTTTAGCCACAAAAGCTTCGGCCATAGCTTTGGCATTCTTTTTTACTTGCAATGTATAATGCATAAAATCATCTGTTAATGCTTCGCCAAAAGCAATAGCTTTAGCCGCAATAATATGCTCTAATGGGCCACCTTGATTGCCAGGAAATACAGCTGAGTTTAATAAAGTTGACATTTTTTTCAACTTGCCACTCTTAAGCTTTAATCCAAATGGATTTTCAAAATCTTTACCCATCATAATCATACCGCCGCGTGGTCCGCGAAGTGTTTTATGTGTTGTAGTTGTTACAATATGACAATGTGGTAACGGGTCGTTTAAAATACCCTTAGCGATTAATCCTGCTGGGTGAGAAATATCGGCCATTAAAATAGCGCCTACCTCATCTGCTATCTCACGAAAACGTTTAAAATCCATATCTCTAGAATAAGCCGATGCGCCTGCTATAATTAATTTAGGGCGTTCCTTTTTAGCCACTTCTTCTACATGGTTATAATCAATTATCCCTGTTTCTTTTTTTACACCGTAAAATACCGGATTGTAAAGTTTTCCTGAAAAATTAACAGGAGAACCATGCGTTAAATGGCCACCATGAGATAAATCGAAGCCAAGAATAGTATCGCCAGGTTTTAAACATGCGGCAAAAACCGCCGTGTTAGCTTGGCTACCAGAATGAGGTTGTACATTTACATATTCAGCATTAAAAAGTGTTTTAGCTCTATCGATAGCTATTTGCTCAACAACATCAACAACTTCGCAACCGCCATAATATCGTTTTCCAGGATATCCTTCGGCGTATTTATTGGTAAGTACAGATCCTGCAGCCTCCATAACTTGGTTACTTACAAAGTTCTCTGATGCTATTAACTCAAGACCATGTAATTGTCTTTCGTGTTCTTCTTGTATTAATTCAAAAATTTGTTCGTCGCGTTGCATTTTTATGGTATTCGTTA carries:
- the glyA gene encoding serine hydroxymethyltransferase, which encodes MQRDEQIFELIQEEHERQLHGLELIASENFVSNQVMEAAGSVLTNKYAEGYPGKRYYGGCEVVDVVEQIAIDRAKTLFNAEYVNVQPHSGSQANTAVFAACLKPGDTILGFDLSHGGHLTHGSPVNFSGKLYNPVFYGVKKETGIIDYNHVEEVAKKERPKLIIAGASAYSRDMDFKRFREIADEVGAILMADISHPAGLIAKGILNDPLPHCHIVTTTTHKTLRGPRGGMIMMGKDFENPFGLKLKSGKLKKMSTLLNSAVFPGNQGGPLEHIIAAKAIAFGEALTDDFMHYTLQVKKNAKAMAEAFVAKGYHIISDGTDNHMMLIDLRNKDISGKEAEEALVKADITVNKNMVPFDDKSPFVTSGIRVGTPAITTRGLKEDDMAAIVDLIDEVIINHQDEDKLKDVASKVNAMMGDKPLFS